In Cervus canadensis isolate Bull #8, Minnesota chromosome 7, ASM1932006v1, whole genome shotgun sequence, the DNA window ACGCTTCAggagcttttcttctttcttcggGGCTGGCATCCTCCACCTTCCCCTCTTATTACCGAAGGGCTGCGACCCCACATCAGTTTCCAGCTTCTTTGTATTCcagcctcccccccccccccacacaccgaTCCCCACTGGGGATCTCCACGCTTCAGGAGGTTTTCTCGTTTTCCTCGGGGTTGGCCTCCACTCCCTCCTGTTCCATTCccttcctgtcttctttccttttctttccttgccCGCTTTGGTTCTATTCTCCCCTACGCCCCGCTGCAGCCCCAGAATCCGCAGCTCTGCACCTCATCCGTCTTCTTTTCCTCCATATATCTGTGCCAGCTTGTCTCGTGCTTTGATGTCTTTTTGAGGTCACCAGACTACCCCTGACTTTTCTTCCAGACCCAGTCTCTTGTGGGTGGAAAGTAAAATTAGAGAGCCAGGAATAAGTTAGAGCTCGATCTATGTTTGGAAGCAAAAGCCAGCAGGCGTAAGGAATGTGCAAATAGTCATTATGCTGGACCTCTTTTTTTCTCCATGATTACAGACTCTGTTGAGGGAGGGCCTTTCCACTCTGTATCCTGGGTGAAGAATTGGCCGCCGGCGCATCCCACTGTGATTCACAGACTCCTGGTTTCGCGTCCTGGTAGCCCCAGTACTGGTTAAGACTTGTTTTTGTCCGAGGAGCCCTTAGATGTGACTCAACACCTTGAAACAGGGCGTAGTAGATAATGAACTTCTGTTTTCCTCTGGTCACTTGCCAGGCCATTAGTCTGCTTCCTGCTGACAGCAGATCACCCTCTGAGGGGCTGGGTTTTGGGAATGGCATAAGAGCAGCATCATTTCCTGAGCAGTTTACTAAGCTGATGTGTTAGCAGAATGAAGGGCAATGTGCAGTTTAAATCAGATGCTTGACAGAAGTGCCTGGCCTGCTGTTTGAGGCAGGTTTGTGTTAAAAGGGAGTAAGATGGCTGTTCACACTGTGCCTTAACTGCAATTCAGAAACACGGGCAGGATTAACCTTTGGAAATACAGTTCAACCTTCTGCTCCAGATAGCTATAGGAATATTCTTATTAGAGCTATGGAACTTGAGTGTGGCAAATCCTAACTTTGACAGTTCTTATCAAAATGAAATCAACTTATATCATGCTGTGACCTTTCATGTTTCATATTGTGTTTTACAATCACAGcgttttaaaaacatattctgtTGCTTTTCATCTTTATAATAACCCTAATAAAACACCTCATTGTGGGTAATAAGGCATGAATTTTCATCTGTCACTTGGGGGAAGGGAGTATCTTTGCTTAATGAAATGTTATCTAAAGTCTAgcctttttccttcaaaattatcCAGTGGGGATAAGAGGGAAAGTATATGGAGGTATAGATGAAACAGTATTGTCCCAGAACTGATAATGAAGCTGGGTGATGGTACGCAGGACTCATTGTATTATTCTCTTTGCTGTTGTATGTGAGAAGTTTTCCACAGTGagataacattttaagaaattctaagtggtttgtattttcttttatctgaGTTGCAAAAAATTTCCATTCTTACACGCAAATGCCCTGCAAGCGCTTGGTACAAGTAACCTGGTGAATAAATGCTTTGTTTCTTTCCCTTTAGATGACTTTAAGCCAGCATCTATAGACACTTCCTGTGAAGGAGAGCTTCAGGTTGGCAAAGGCGATGAAGTCACGATTACACTGCCACACATCCCTGTAGGTTTTATTCCATCGTTGTTGTTTTTCAATATGGAATCACAGTAAATCTTCATATTCTGTTACTGCagtttcatttcctcctttttaaaaacttctagaTTTCCAAAGTGCCAacataaggagaaaaggaactctGGGGAGTGGATGGGATGGAATTCATGCTTCCCAGGCTCCTGAGCAAAAAAATTCTTTGTCGTTTTTCCCAAGCtccctttttcccttttgttccAAAGAAGGCATGGTggaacctggctcctcccttagACATATGTAGCCTCCCCCAACAGCTGAAGAAAAAGAGGCCTAAGTGCCCTATGGGTATAAAACAGCAACAGCTTAGGAGCGTGGAGAGGCAGGGGCAGGATCAGCGTGGTTTGTGAATCTGGCAGGGGGTGATATGCAGGCTGGTGGTTTCAGGCAGGGCCTCGGTTCAGAGCCCCAGGTTAAAAGCTGAGTGGAGAACCCTCCCAGAGAGAGACACTGCTGAAGCCTTACCAAGGCACCTCTGTGATCTCAAGGATCAGACAGAATAGTCTTTAATGAACACGTGTCAGTGCATGTCTGAGGCCTGTCCTGGAACATGATAAGTTCTTGGTAAccaatgagagaaagaaaaggctctAGACAGAGAGACCTGGGAAGCTTTGTGCTGACAAAAAACTGTCTGCCAGTTTAAACTGCTGTCTCATTAGTTGTCTTTGGCAGGTTACATCATCTCCCTTTGGACCTTAGTTTCCCAAATGTAAAATAAAGAGGTTAGATAAGTGGTCCCTAAGGTCCCTTCCAGCTCTTaatttttactgtctgaaccaggAGTCAAGGAGCAAACCAATTTCTGATTCCATCAAGGGGATTAAATGATATATTCGACAAATATTAACATCCACCCACCGTGATGCTGGCTCATTACTAGGTACTGAGAATATAGTCTTGAAGAAAACAAGCGTGTTTCTTGCCTTTAGGGAGTTTCAATAACTGTAGAAAAACATAGCACTTACTTTAGAAAATCTAGGGAGACTTCCCTGAGGAAGTGACCTTTGAGCAGATTTGAAGGTTGAATAattgaaagggagggaggggttgGGATGTTGCAGACAGAATCCTTGTTAAATCCCTTCAAGACAGAACTTGCGGTTCTGAGAGAGGACTGGTGCCTTCTTCTCTGGGACCCGCAGAGCCCGGGGTGAGAGGAGCCGGGTGCAATGGAGGGGCCAGGTGGCTGGTTTGAAGGTTTTCTTCTTGGGTCTTAAGCACTGGGCAGTCTTGGAAGGCCTTAAGCAGGATAGTGGCTTGAGGTACTTGAACCAGCTAGAACAGTGAGCTTGGAGAAGGTGTGTGGTTACTTAGCATGAAGGGGAAGCCCGGAGTCTCCTATTATAAGGAAGTGCAGAGATCACTCACTAGCTTTACTGCTCATAGTGAGAGCTCTATTCAGTGTCAGACATGAACGTGTCATTTCTGTTCTCAGTTCACACTTTACTGTTATTTGTACATTTCCCAAATCTCTGGAAAATgtacagtaattttaaaattttatatatatttcttgattACTTAGAGCTAATTGCACAGTTACAGAGTCTTCTtatattatttcctctttaaCTCCTGGCttcccaagcaaaaataaaatacaaatcagtttattctatttcttttaaaaaaaaaaaaagttcatttgactGTGCTGAATCTtggttgcagcaggtgggatctcgttccctgaccaggaagcgaacctgggcccctggcattgtgagcacagagtcttagccactggaccaccaaggaagtcccctttcTATTCCTGTTTGGGTAGTTCTGATAAAAGATTTGATGAGATAAAGCCAGCTCTAAACTCAGTCTTGATATTCATAACTGGAGTATTTGGTTTGATTGTCTGAATTGTTCTTTTGTGGCGGAAAAGGGATCCACACCACCGATGACTGTGTTCAAGGGGAACAAGCGGCCTTACCAGAAGGACTGTGTGCTGATCATCAATCACGACACTGGAGAATATGTGCTGGAAAAGCTCAGCAGCAGCATCCAGGTCAAGAAGACACGGTATGTGAAAAAGCGGATAAAGGTTGCTGTGCCATTTCTGTAGACTTACCTTGTCTATTCAGTTATTTTATAAGAATGTGCACGTCTGGGAACTTAGTGTCCTGTTGGCAGTCTCAGCAACTCCCACCTGTGTCTTCTCAGACaagtcaataaaatatattttcttcaaaggcaatgaaaataaataatgtttttaagacTTGAAACATAGAAGTCACTGGTGAGAGGGGTGAACTTTATGATTAAGTCAATTTTATTAATCTCATGGTAGTTGATGCAGTACCACCCAAGGGATAAGATTTAAGTTTACAGacttaaaattatgaaagaataattgagtaatatatattattttttagagtgACAACATTAAATTTTTACAAGAGACATTTGAGATCATTATAATATCAGCTTTATCTAATTTCTTTTGAATAGTGagctctcttttaatttttaatttgacaGGCATTACATGTGTCATATGAGGccaattagattttattttaaagtcaaattCTATTCTATAAATAGAAGTAACCCAGTGGTTATATTATTGTGATACAGTAATTATTGTAAtagagtaaataaattttaaagagagtGTTAGCTCAATGTTTTTCTGTGTATGCTTCCTcaagttgtttttctttactcATTCCACAAAAAGTAAACGTACCCACCATTTATTGAGGTCTTATCacaggccaggcactgtgctagatgtTTTACGTGCATTATCTAACCTTTACAAGTAACTTTTGGAAAGGTGGTGGTGTTACCTTGCGAACACACGCACACAGATGGAGAGATGGGGTCAGTGCGCCGGTGCCTCCCTAAGTTCAGGGCCGGCGGGGAGCCCCCTCCTGCTGTGCAGTGTGTGGGTAGATTACCTCCTCCAGCCAGGGGCTGCGGTTATCCTCCTGGAAGCTGTTGGTTGTGGGCGTTTCTGTTACTACTCAGTGTCCTCTGGGGAACAGCAGTGTTTTATCACTTAAGTGTTTGTTAAAAATACAAGATTTCAGGACCTATTAAGTCAGAGTCTGCACTTTAATGAGATTCCCCAAAGTTTGAAAAGTGCTGAGCTAGtccatttacaaaataaattgttGATGGTACTTCCTTGGTCTGGGGTGGAATACTCTGCCTGTCTGCCAGCAAGAGCTGGCATGTGACAAAATGAGTGGTAAttagagaatgggaaaaaaactTCGAACAGGCCAGTATTTCCAGAGCTAGTTTTCTTTAATAACACATTTGCGTGTGGTTATAACTTTATAGTGTGCAGAAGTTGAGTAGTTACATTATTCTGTTATCATAATCACAGTATATTCTACCTCAGTGCCTTAGCTGCTGCACGATAAAAAAacatgagctccttgagggcgGCGAGTGTGGTATCCATCTGTCTCTGGTGCACGATGCAGAACTGGAATGCAGTAGAATGAGTAGTTTGTGTGATAAAATTCAGTCTTCTGAAGCCTGGGGCTCTGTAGGTGCTTCCAGGAGCTTGGTAACTGGGGCAGatctgagaaccactgttttTGCCCCTCTAATTTACAGACTGCTTCTCATTTCAGAGCTGAGGGGAGCAGTAAAATCCAAGCCCGGATGGAGCAGCAGCCCCCGCGACCCCCACAGCCATCCCAGCCGCCGCCACCACCACCTATACCGTTCAGAGCACCAACGAAGCCTCCAGCTGGACCCAAAACCTCTCCCTTGAAGGATAACCCCTCACCTGAACCTCAGCTGGATGACATCAAAAGAGGTAGAGAGCAGTTTCTGGAGCCCCAGTAGCagcttggaggagggcattgaTGTTTCTGTGGAGGCATGGGGCTGGCGGCATGGGCGTTCTGCCACTGTAGCAGTTTCTGCAGGGGTCACCGTTCCAGAGGTGATGGGTGTGCAGGGGTTACCACTCACCTCGTTTGATAAGGGGGAGTTCAGTGGCTTGAGCTCTGGCTGTCTTTGCAGCGGTCTGCTTAGAGGCCCGGGGTGTAAATGAGCCTGACTACCATCTGAAGGTCCATATGGCAGACCTTTAAGCCTTTGGGAGAAGAGAATTCCCGGTGCTGGGGGTGAGAACCAAGTGTGCCGATATAAATACCGTGTGCAGGTCAGATTCCTCAGCCACTGCTTTGCAGTGACACCAGGTGTGACGTGGGAGAGCTCCTTGAGGACCAGTGGCCTCCGAGGACTTAGCTGTCTGGTCAGGCTCTCTCCAGTGCACGCCTGAGGCGCAGAGCTCACCGAGGTTTTCTCCCCACACGGTGGATGGTTTTAGTTGTCCAGACTGTTAGGAAGTTATGAAGGTAAGTGTTGTATTTCATATTTGTGaagttttatgaaataaaattaaacccGTAACAGCAGTAAACAGGAAAAGATACAAAGTTGGCCTTGGGAAATTTGCCTTTTCCACCTTGTGGAAATACTGTCTTTTTGCAAATGAGATCACTCTGTTTGTGGGGCACAGTTGTTAAGCATCtagattttgtttttcctcatgGAGATTGGTATGTTCTCTGTGGAAGTTTTCACTTTAGCTGAATACGAGTTGGGCCATGAGTGGTTGGTTGTTGCCATTTATGCTTAAAGGAGACATAGTCATTTAAGGTCTCGTGGTGTGTTTGGACAGGTGAATCTGGCATCTTCCTTGATGTGTTCTGTGGTGGATTCTTAATATGCTCACGGACACTGAAGTGGTTGGGTAAAACGTGTTCCTTCCCTGCTTTATGTTTAATACAAACGCAGCACCTAAAGGCATGGCTGTCCGTCAAATGTGTaaagaggacagaggaggaagagaaagacattCTTCAGCAGCCTTGGCCCCTCCTGTGAGCCTCGTGGGCCATGCGAGCTGGAAAGGACCCCAGAGGCCATCTGCTCTGGCCCTTCCTCTTTCCAGAGTGTCCTGGAAAATTCATTGCCTTCCACCTGGGTCTCCCAGCTGACTAGACATGGATCCAAAGCAAGTGCTCAGACCTTCCAGTTCCTGATCAGATACTTCTCAGCCCCTGAGCAGAATATTGCTCTTCTCCTACTTGGTGTTTAATCCTGTCattcacaatctttttttttttaagcggaTAAGGCCAAACAGACTTaacttagtttctttttttttttttttacttttatttgcatttattttctgcggCATTTATTCCTgggccataagtttttgtttcttcagtttcttctgggatatctttttcttctgtgcaacctcctcttctggtttaggaacaatctgttctttttcagtaaggatcatctcaatgtggcagggagagctcatgtaggggttgatccgaccgtgagctctgtaagtcctgcgcctcatcttgggggctttgttcacttggatgtgctcaatgaccagagaatctacatctaagcccttaagttcagcattactctctgcatttttgagcatgtgtagtaaaaattcagcactctttttggGCCACCGACCCTGTgtccagccccactgtttggccTGTGCACACCTACCAACTCCACCATTGTAACGACGGAATGGCacacattgcttctttaaagtgacatccttcagatacttggtggcttttcgaatatgcataccctttatggcctgggcagtctcacgagtgttcttaaagtgaacacgaagatttgaacctcttgatttgcatgattttgtggggttttctgggtcgaGTGAATAGCGCACCATTTGTAAGGGTCAGCTCAGGCCGCTTACCGGAAAAGCTTAACTTAGTTTCTTAAAAGAATCGTTAGCTTGAACCAGTGTGCGTTTTGAGTACTTTGGGTGAATTAAGTGTTTCCATTGttaggtgtttttgtttgttggtttaggtcgttttgtttgcttttgagggCTGGAGAGGTGGGAGCTCATCTCAGGTACCATTGTTGCTCTGGGTTTTGCTCCTGCCCTGCGTGTGGCAAGCTCGACACGCTGACCCCGCCCTGTCGTCTGTTCTAGAGCTGAGGGCCGAGGTGGACATCATCGAGCAGATGAGCAGCAGCAGCGGGAGTAGCTCCTCGGACTCCGAGAGCTCCTCGGGGAGCGACGACGACAGCTCCAGCAGCGGCGGCGAGGACAGCGGCCCCGCGTCGCCCCTGCAGCCCTATGGCAGCCGGCCGGCCGTGGCCAACGGGACTGGAGCCCCGCGGCCGCCAGGGAGCACGCAGCTCATGAGCACCCTCAGTAAGTGCGCCTTCCCGCTGTCGGCCGGGGCGGAGCTGGGAGGGCTGGTCGGATTGGTGGCTTCTG includes these proteins:
- the LOC122445504 gene encoding 60S ribosomal protein L17-like, which produces MVRYSLDPENPTKSCKSRGSNLRVHFKNTRETAQAIKGMHIRKATKYLKDVTLKKQCVPFRRYNGGVGRCAQAKQWGWTQGRWPKKSAEFLLHMLKNAESNAELKGLDVDSLVIEHIQVNKAPKMRRRTYRAHGRINPYMSSPCHIEMILTEKEQIVPKPEEEVAQKKKISQKKLKKQKLMAQE
- the EAF1 gene encoding ELL-associated factor 1, giving the protein MAPPPLLPLRARKSLLGAGSSAVWSPQSRPPPRRAVPSSFPACAGGRRLGYPRAPERCPGSAAPPDAGAGGSGRGRARRAPGRARGTCGAMNGTVNPLLDREEHCLRLGESFEKRPRASFHTIRYDFKPASIDTSCEGELQVGKGDEVTITLPHIPGSTPPMTVFKGNKRPYQKDCVLIINHDTGEYVLEKLSSSIQVKKTRAEGSSKIQARMEQQPPRPPQPSQPPPPPPIPFRAPTKPPAGPKTSPLKDNPSPEPQLDDIKRELRAEVDIIEQMSSSSGSSSSDSESSSGSDDDSSSSGGEDSGPASPLQPYGSRPAVANGTGAPRPPGSTQLMSTLRNDLQLSESGSDSDD